From the Peromyscus leucopus breed LL Stock chromosome 8b, UCI_PerLeu_2.1, whole genome shotgun sequence genome, one window contains:
- the Sowaha gene encoding ankyrin repeat domain-containing protein SOWAHA, which yields MALAAAAAAAAAAAGVSQAAVLGFLLEHGGQVRNSELLSRFKPLLDAGDPRCRAARRDRFKKFVNNVAVVKELDGVKFVVLRKKPRPREGPEPPHLSSPGVPATQAECTAVPAEDNCVPGAPLSPQPSEEPLEDLSSSSELQHASRSPPSGVTQLGAPSDSAPQPGEPEDQELSWPSEGVSEVAAPASVPSGAASPSTESPDPEPAPPRAQVPPQKPCMLPVRCVVPGPAALRIRAEEQGLRRQRSEEPSPRASPMLLRRLSVEESGLGLHLGPGRSPHLRRLSRAGPRLLSPDMEEVPAAPPPPPAVPLEPTEHEWLVRTASGHWSHQLHGLLLRDSGLAAKRDFMSGFTALHWAAKSGDREMALQLVEVARRGGAPVDVNARSHGGYTPLHLAALHGHEDAAVLLVVRLGAQVHVRDYSGRRAYQYLKPGSSYALRRLLGDPGLRTTTEPDAASGGSGSLVSRHPVQVAATILSSTTSAFLGVLADDLMLQDLARGLKKSSSFSKFLGASPMAPRKKTKIRGGLPSFHEISRRPTPGPLAGLMPSLPPPT from the coding sequence ATGGCGCTGGCAGCCGCAGCCGCTGCCGCCGCAGCAGCCGCAGGGGTGAGCCAGGCGGCGGTGCTGGGTTTCCTGCTGGAGCACGGCGGGCAGGTGCGCAACTCGGAACTGCTGAGCCGCTTCAAGCCGCTGCTGGACGCAGGGGACCCGCGCTGCCGCGCAGCCCGCAGGGACCGCTTTAAGAAGTTCGTCAACAACGTGGCGGTGGTGAAGGAGCTGGACGGGGTCAAGTTCGTGGTGCTGAGAAAGAAGCCGCGGCCGCGGGAGGGACCAGAGCCCCcgcacctctccagccctggggtgcCAGCCACACAGGCCGAGTGCACTGCCGTCCCAGCGGAGGACAACTGCGTCCCCGGAGCTCCTCTTTCCCCACAGCCGTCCGAGGAACCGCTGGAGGACTTGTCCTCATCATCGGAGCTACAGCATGCCTCGAGGTCCCCACCCTCAGGGGTCACCCAGCTTGGGGCTCCATCAGACTCAGCGCCACAGCCCGGGGAACCCGAGGATCAGGAGCTATCCTGGCCCTCGGAGGGAGTCTCCGAGGTAGCCGCACCGGCCAGTGTGCCGTCGGGGGCAGCCTCGCCAAGCACAGAGTCTCCAGACCCGGAGCCTGCACCTCCCAGGGCGCAAGTGCCACCGCAGAAGCCCTGCATGCTGCCGGTGCGCTGCGTGGTCCCCGGCCCCGCGGCGCTGCGGATCCGCGCGGAGGAGCAAGGCCTGCGCCGGCAGCGGTCGGAGGAGCCGAGTCCGCGGGCCTCTCCGATGCTCCTGCGGCGGCTCTCGGTAGAGGAGTCGGGTCTGGGCCTGCACCTGGGACCCGGCCGCTCCCCTCATCTCAGGCGCCTGTCGCGCGCCGGCCCGCGCCTGCTGAGCCCCGATATGGAGGAGGTGCctgccgcgccgccgccgccgcccgcggtGCCCCTGGAGCCCACGGAGCACGAGTGGCTGGTGCGCACGGCCAGCGGCCATTGGAGCCACCAGCTGCACGGGCTGCTCTTGCGGGACAGCGGCCTGGCTGCCAAGCGTGACTTCATGTCGGGTTTCACCGCTCTACACTGGGCAGCCAAGAGCGGCGACCGGGAGATGGCTCTGCAGCTGGTGGAGGTCGCCCGGCGTGGAGGCGCTCCCGTGGACGTGAACGCGCGCTCACACGGTGGCTACACCCCGCTGCACTTGGCGGCCCTGCACGGCCACGAGGATGCAGCCGTGCTGTTAGTGGTGCGCCTGGGCGCCCAAGTGCACGTCCGCGACTACAGCGGCCGTCGTGCCTACCAGTACCTGAAGCCTGGCTCCTCCTACGCGCTGCGGCGTTTACTTGGTGACCCTGGCCTGCGAACCACGACAGAGCCTGATGCGGCCAGTGGTGGCAGTGGGAGCCTTGTGTCGAGGCACCCCGTGCAGGTGGCCGCCACCATCCTCAGCTCCACCACTAGCGCCTTTCTGGGCGTCCTGGCCGACGACCTGATGCTCCAGGACCTGGCCCGTGGCTTGAAGAAGTCGAGCTCCTTCAGCAAATTCTTGGGTGCCTCGCCCATGGCTCCCCGAAAGAAGACCAAGATCCGTGGTGGCCTGCCCTCCTTCCATGAAATCTCTCGTCGACCCACCCCGGGGCCTTTAGCTGGATTAATGCCCAGTCTGCCCCCTCCAACCTGA